Proteins found in one Pyrus communis chromosome 15, drPyrComm1.1, whole genome shotgun sequence genomic segment:
- the LOC137716717 gene encoding aldehyde oxidase GLOX1-like → MKPITSLILSFLLLIIFLGFSRRAHAAGGNWQVLATIGVSAMHMQLLKNDRIVLFDRTDFGTSNLSLPNGNCVNNDCTAHSAEFVVQTKAFRPLTVLSDVWCSSGSMAPNGNLIQTGGFNSGERRVRVFQPCTGCDWTEVVDGLAVRRWYATNHVLPDGREIIIGGRGQFNYEFYPKTESTSNVYSLPFLSQTNDPGQENNLYPFVFLNPDGNLFIFANNRAILLDYGKNVVVKTYPQIPGGDPRSYPSTGSAVLLPLKNLMAPSVEAEVLVCGGAPKGSFVQANKGTFVEALNTCARIKITDPNPQWIVETMPQARVMGDMLLLPDSTVLLINGASSGVAGWEIGRNPVLNPVVYRPDNAVGSRFEQQNPTTIPRMYHSSALLVRDGRVIVGGSNPHDKYQFGSNVLFPTEFRLEAFSPEYLDAKYADLRPTIITPLNLAKIHYGRKLTVQFSLTGTLAMNSVLVTMVAPPFSTHSFSMNQRLLVLGAENVQKVGPTTYQAQVTTPTSVNLAPSGYYILYVVHQQIPSEGIFVHI, encoded by the coding sequence atgaagCCAATTACCAGTCTCATTCTTTCATTTCTGTTGTTAATAATATTTCTTGGGTTCTCTCGGAGGGCCCACGCTGCCGGTGGCAATTGGCAAGTGTTGGCAACCATTGGCGTTTCCGCCATGCACATGCAGCTCTTAAAAAATGACCGCATTGTCCTGTTCGACCGCACAGACTTCGGCACATCCAACTTGTCCTTGCCCAACGGTAATTGCGTCAATAACGACTGCACTGCCCACTCTGCCGAGTTCGTCGTCCAGACCAAAGCCTTCCGCCCCCTCACGGTCCTATCCGACGTCTGGTGCTCCTCCGGCTCCATGGCCCCCAACGGCAACTTAATCCAAACCGGTGGCTTCAATAGTGGAGAACGCCGCGTTAGAGTTTTCCAACCCTGCACGGGTTGTGATTGGACGGAGGTTGTGGATGGCTTGGCCGTTCGCCGTTGGTACGCCACCAATCATGTTCTGCCCGATGGACGCGAGATTATCATCGGCGGCCGGGGGCAATTCAACTATGAATTTTATCCGAAGACCGAGTCCACAAGCAATGTCTACAGCTTGCCGTTCCTTTCGCAGACCAATGACCCCGGCCAAGAAAACAATCTATACCCTTTTGTTTTTCTCAACCCTGATGGCAACTTATTTATTTTCGCTAACAATCGAGCTATTTTGTTGGATTACGGGAAGAACGTCGTCGTTAAAACCTACCCGCAAATACCCGGTGGCGACCCGAGGTCGTACCCCAGCACGGGTTCAGCCGTATTGCTACCATTGAAGAACTTGATGGCTCCATCTGTTGAGGCTGAAGTTTTGGTCTGCGGTGGAGCTCCAAAAGGGTCATTTGTCCAGGCAAATAAGGGTACTTTTGTGGAAGCTCTAAACACATGTGCTCGGATCAAAATAACAGACCCTAATCCACagtggattgttgaaactatgCCTCAAGCTAGAGTCATGGGTGACATGTTATTGCTCCCAGACAGCACTGTTTTACTCATCAACGGTGCATCGTCGGGGGTTGCAGGTTGGGAAATCGGGCGTAATCCTGTTCTCAACCCAGTTGTGTACCGACCAGATAATGCAGTTGGGTCAAGGTTCGAACAACAAAACCCTACCACCATACCGCGAATGTACCATTCCTCAGCATTATTGGTACGCGATGGTAGAGTGATCGTTGGAGGTAGTAACCCCCACGATAAGTACCAATTTGGCAGCAACGTGCTTTTTCCAACAGAATTTAGATTGGAGGCATTTAGTCCTGAGTATCTCGACGCTAAATATGCGGATTTGCGTCCTACTATCATCACACCCCTAAACCTAGCCAAAATCCATTACGGAAGAAAATTGACCGTTCAATTCTCGCTTACGGGCACACTAGCAATGAATTCAGTGTTGGTGACGATGGTGGCGCCGCCATTTAGCACACATTCATTCTCCATGAATCAAAGGTTGCTGGTTCTTGGTGCAGAGAACGTACAAAAGGTAGGGCCAACAACGTATCAAGCTCAAGTGACGACACCGACTTCGGTAAATCTTGCGCCTTCCGGATATTACATTTTGTATGTGGTTCATCAGCAAATTCCAAGCGAGGGCATCTTTGTTCATATTTAG
- the LOC137717527 gene encoding lysine-specific histone demethylase 1 homolog 3-like, translating to MFDKMDVEDKKSGFKKRSKFLESNMVDSDDDEPIGSLLKLKRQRNPKKVKPRSEGGGERGNKVEDEEEYLGGLDDTLASLRKKLKGPKKDSGTGTMRGRSFDLDGVQSLDQSSNGHGDDRGLDAKAMSRVLEKGPVMGDDGSDVTIDIGVENKLSGNGKGKRPKISRSLRFGEGSNSSLDHHPGDSLPAFSWKSQSGLVMNSRASSSPKEKSGSKVLEEGLNPSVDDVARNTMPLSDSNSLDSASDQCKADESQSFDYRLRLCQASNLHRENQETFNDKKHKRPYKVVSEDRAPAYSHSGFDSKLIKNEAIVDPSGSNFQEGPCSSDEVNDGDSKHLTQQTRTFEDGLKHCSIGGSIQSKDVLGRCTLAADCETSSPAGKGFMLPHYNHDLLDKSCENKLEDKHLVSSLHLQQNSLTCHVKIEDELDSDRCPNFSQRTQHQLSNFASNTVGMEDTNRNCNGLISRTKSHGLASGPLQEKNDVPIHDHLITCEEADENESCPEDTVSLPDVENKSTKLSAIQRVGRNARKCRHGDMAYEGDADWEVLINDQGSDGDNSFRTRVKFDSSSSIGTESESGEAAAVSAGLKAHAVGPVEKIKFKEILKRRGGVQDYLECRNQILALWNKDVSRILPLTDCGVTDTSCVDDSPRASLIKDIYAFLDLSGYINIGIALEKDKAEPGSKHDYKILREKNFEEISGVSVADSEDGVSFIIGQDKSSKTKIDAKSGVIIKNDNSTQGVSKDNGLVTTVALELSNATNHAECKADHPENTSFDARLQSKLDNKDVSSSDPIGETLGDGGVPLVTPELKNVSHSTQCASQDHAVRNNNLQCGLEVKKKIIVIGAGPAGLTAARHLQRQGFLVTILEARSRIGGRVYTDRSSLSVPVDLGASIITGVEADWATERRPDPSSLVCAQLGLELTVLNSDCPLYDIATGEKVPADLDEALEAEFNSLLDDMVLLVAREGEQTRMSLEEGLEYALKRRRMEKTGTSIEEKELHGLMDGFTDAKKSIDRGEESCQKQELLSPLERRVMDWHFANLEYGCATLLKEVSLPNWNQDDVYGGFGGAHCMIKGGYSTVVESLGEGLQIHLNHVVTDVSYGTKDAGLNNNQCNKVKVSTSNGSDFSGDAVLITVPLGCLKSETIKFSPPLPHWKHSSILRLGFGVLNKVVLEFQDVFWDDSVDYFGATAEETDLRGQCFMFWNVKKTVGAPVLIALVVGKAAIDGQKMSASEHVNHALVVLRKLFGEASVPDPVASVVTDWGRDPFSYGAYSYVAVGASGEDYDILGRPVESCLFFAGEATCKEHPDTVGGAMMSGLREAVRIIDILTTGNDYTAEAEAIAGIQRQSDSERDEVRDMTRRLDAVELSNVPYKNKEALLHDMFFNAKTTKGRLHLAKELLNLPVETLKSFAGTKEGLTILNSWILDSMGKAGTQLLRHCVRLLVLVSTDLLAVRLSGIGKTVREKVCVHTSRDIRAIASQLVNVWLEVFRKEKASNGALKLSRQATAADAWKRKTIRDPSSSKPPLHTFHCGLEHKGSLQDSASTASHLPLNANGKKVNGKSIKGETENSSKSEINSSRFRGSTDRPHSELKEIDVSVTEAERAAIAAAEAARAAALAAAEAYASSEAKSSTLLQLPKIPSFHKFARREQYPQMDEYDFRRKWSGGVLGRQDCVSEIDSRNCKVRDWSVDFSAACVNIDSSRMSVDNLSQRSNPNETASQTNFREHSGESAAVDSSIYTRAWVDTAGSAGIKDYHAIEMWQSQAAAADPDFFHSAPYINDEEDSNTTSRKHSWKNEGPVNESSVSQVTMNKESLKSHHRGADNIKQAVVDYVASLLMPLYKAKKIDREGYKSIMKKSATKVMELATDSEKAMAVYEFLDFKRRNKIRAFVDTLIERHMAAKPTMKS from the exons ATGTTTGACAAAATGGATGTGGAGGACAAGAAGTCCGGCTTTAAGAAAAGATCGAAATTTCTGGAGTCGAATATGGTTGATTCTGATGATGATGAGCCAATTGGGTCACTGTTGAAGTTAAAGAGGCAGAGAAACCCTAAGAAGGTTAAGCCACGGTCAGAGGGTGGTGGCGAAAGGGGCAACAAGGTTGAGGACGAAGAAGAGTATTTGGGGGGGCTGGATGATACATTGGCAAGTTTGAGGAAGAAGTTGAAGGGCCCTAAGAAAGATTCTGGGACTGGAACTATGAGGGGAAGGAGTTTTGATTTGGATGGTGTACAGTCTTTGGATCAGTCCTCTAATGGGCATGGGGATGACAGGGGATTAGATGCAAAAGCGATGTCAAGAGTTTTAGAGAAAGGCCCTGTCATGGGTGATGATGGATCTGATGTGACTATCGATATAGGGGTAGAAAACAAGCTCAGTGGGAATGGAAAGGGAAAGAGACCCAAGATTTCTAGGTCTCTGAGATTTGGGGAAGGTTCTAATAGCTCTTTGGATCATCATCCGGGAGATTCATTACCAGCATTTTCCTGGAAGTCACAATCTGGTTTGGTAATGAATTCTCGTGCCTCTTCAAGTCCTAAAGAGAAGAGTGGTTCTAAGGTTTTGGAGGAAGGGTTGAACCCTAGTGTGGATGATGTTGCACGAAACACCATGCCTTTATCTGATTCAAATTCATTGGATTCAGCCTCTGATCAGTGTAAGGCAGATGAAAGTCAAAGTTTTGATTACAGATTAAGATTATGTCAAGCCTCTAACCTCCATAGGGAGAATCAAGAGACATTCAATGATAAAAAGCATAAAAGGCCTTACAAAGTCGTTTCAGAAGATCGAGCTCCTGCCTACTCGCATTCAGGATTTGATTCCAAATTGATTAAGAATGAAGCAATAGTGGATCCTTCTGGTTCAAATTTTCAAGAGGGACCATGCAGCTCAGATGAAGTTAATGATGGAGACAGCAAACATTTGACTCAGCAAACGCGAACTTTTGAGGATGGATTGAAGCACTGCTCTATAGGAGGTTCCATTCAGTCCAAGGATGTTTTGGGTAGATGCACCTTAGCCGCAGACTGTGAAACCTCTTCTCCAGCTGGGAAAGGATTTATGCTGCCTCATTATAATCATGATCTTCTGGACAAGTCATGTGAAAATAAGTTGGAGGACAAACATTTGGTGTCCTCGTTACATCTACAACAGAACTCCTTGACATGCCATGTGAAGATTGAGGATGAGCTTGATTCTGACAGATGTCCAAACTTTTCCCAGCGTACTCAACATCAGTTGTCCAACTTTGCCTCAAACACAGTGGGGATGGAAGACACTAACAGAAATTGTAATGGTCTAATTTCTCGCACTAAGAGTCATGGCCTCGCTTCTGGTCCTTTGCAGGAGAAAAATGATGTTCCAATTCATGATCATCTTATCACTTGTGAAGAGGCTGATGAAAATGAGAGTTGCCCAGAAGACACAGTATCTCTACCAGATGTTGAAAACAAAAGCACTAAGCTATCAGCTATCCAACGTGTGGGGCGCAATGCTAGAAAGTGTAGGCATGGAGACATGGCTTATGAGGGGGATGCTGATTGGGAGGTATTGATAAATGATCAAGGTTCGGATGGTGACAATTCATTTAGAACGAGAGTGAAGTTTGATTCCTCTTCAAGTATCGGTACAGAGTCTGAAAGTGGTGAGGCGGCAGCAGTGTCTGCTGGTCTTAAAGCTCACGCAGTTGGTCCTGTTGAGAAGATCAAATTCAAGGAGATTTTGAAGCGCAGAGGTGGGGTTCAGGACTATTTGGAATGCAG GAACCAGATCCTTGCTCTGTGGAATAAAGATGTTAGTCGAATTTTGCCTCTCACTGATTGTGGGGTAACAGATACTTCCTGTGTGGATGATTCACCTCGTGCTTCCCTAATTAAGGATATTTATGCATTCCTTGATCTCAGT GGCTATATAAATATTGGAATTGCTCTTGAGAAGGATAAAGCAGAACCTGGTTCCAAGCATGACTATaaaattttgagagaaaaaaattttGAGGAAATTTCTGGGGTATCCGTTGCTGATTCAGAGGATGGAGTTTCCTTTATCATTGGCCAGGATAAGAGTTCTAAAACTAAAATTGATGCGAAGAGTGGTGTCATAATTAAAAACGACAACTCGACGCAGGGAGTCTCAAAAGACAATGGGCTTGTTACTACAGTGGCATTGGAATTATCCAATGCAACAAACCATGCTGAGTGCAAGGCGGATCACCCGGAAAACACAAGTTTTGATGCAAGGTTACAAAGTAAATTGGACAATAAGGATGTTTCAAGTAGTGATCCAATTGGTGAGACATTGGGTGATGGAGGTGTCCCTCTTGTAACTCCAGAGTTAAAGAATGTATCACATAGTACTCAGTGTGCATCACAAGATCATGCAGTGAGAAATAATAATCTGCAATGTGGTCTGGAAGTCAAAAAGAAAATCATTGTCATAGGTGCTGGTCCTGCTGGATTAACTGCTGCACGCCACTTGCAACGTCAGGGCTTTTTAGTCACTATATTGGAAGCTAGGAGTAGGATAGGGGGCCGTGTTTATACAGACAGGTCATCTCTATCAGTTCCTGTGGATCTTGGTGCGAGCATTATAACTGGTGTTGAGGCTGATTGGGCAACTGAAAGACGACCAGACCCCTCCTCTTTGGTTTGTGCTCAGCTGGGCCTAGAGTTGACTGTCTTAAACAGTGATTGCCCTCTTTATGACATTGCAACAGGTGAAAAGGTTCCTGCAGATCTGGATGAAGCATTGGAAGCAGAGTTCAACAGCCTTCTTGATGACATGGTATTGCTTGTTGCACGGGAGGGAGAACAGACGAGAATGTCCCTCGAGGAAGGTTTGGAATATGCCCTCAAGAGGCGTCGTATGGAAAAAACAGGGACTagtattgaagaaaaagaactgCATGGTTTAATGGATGGTTTCACTGATGCCAAAAAAAGTATTGATAGAGGTGAAGAAAGTTGTCAAAAGCAAGAGCTTTTGAGCCCTCTTGAGAGGAGGGTCATGGATTGGCATTTTGCCAATTTGGAATATGGTTGTGCTACTCTGCTGAAGGAGGTATCTCTCCCCAACTGGAACCAGGATGATGTTTATGGTGGCTTTGGAGGAGCTCACTGCATGATTAAAGGGGGTTACAGCACTGTTGTTGAGTCTCTTGGAGAAGGACTTCAAATTCACTTGAATCATGTAGTAACTGATGTTTCATATGGCACCAAGGATGCAGGATTGAATAATAACCAGTGTAACAAGGTCAAGGTTTCCACATCTAATGGCAGCGATTTTTCAGGAGATGCAGTTTTGATTACGGTGCCTCTTGGGTGCTTAAAATCAGAAACCATCAAATTTTCCCCACCGTTACCCCACTGGAAACATTCTTCCATCCTGCGGCTTGGGTTTGGAGTTCTTAATAAAGTAGTTTTGGAATTTCAGGATGTCTTTTGGGATGACTCTGTGGATTACTTTGGAGCAACTGCTGAGGAAACAGACCTGAGGGGCCAGTGCTTTATGTTCTGGAATGTCAAGAAAACCGTTGGGGCTCCTGTTCTTATAGCTTTAGTGGTTGGTAAGGCAGCTATAGATGGGCAAAAGATGAGCGCTTCTGAACATGTTAACCATGCTTTAGTGGTACTTCGTAAATTGTTTGGAGAGGCTTCAGTACCTGATCCTGTTGCATCAGTTGTGACAGATTGGGGTAGGGATCCTTTCAGCTATGGTGCCTACTCATATGTTGCTGTTGGAGCTTCGGGGGAAGATTATGATATACTAGGGAGACCTGTTGAGAGCTGCCTATTTTTTGCTGGTGAAGCTACCTGCAAGGAGCATCCTGACACTGTTGGTGGCGCAATGATGAGTGGCCTTCGGGAGGCAGTGCGTATAATTGACATACTGACTACTGGAAATGATTACACAGCAGAAGCAGAGGCAATTGCGGGTATTCAGAGACAATCAGATTCTGAAAGGGATGAAGTTAGAGACATGACAAGGAGACTTGATGCAGTTGAACTTTCAAATGTCCCTTACAAGAACAAAGAAGCCCTACTCCACGACATGTTCTTTAATGCAAAGACTACTAAAGGAAGGTTGCATCTGGCCAAAGAGTTATTAAATCTTCCCGTTGAAACCTTGAAGTCCTTTGCTGGCACCAAAGAAGGGCTGACTATTCTCAACTCGTGGATACTG GACTCGATGGGGAAGGCTGGGACTCAACTCTTGCGGCATTGTGTTCGGCTCCTTGTGCTTGTTTCAACGGACCTACTGGCTGTGCGCTTGTCTG GCATTGGGAAGACTGTAAGAGAAAAAGTTTGTGTACATACGAGCCGTGATATACGTGCCATAGCAAGTCAGCTGGTTAATGTGTGGCTTGAAGTTTTTCGCAAGGAAAAAGCTTCCAATGGTGCATTGAAGTTGTCAAGGCAAGCAACTGCTGCAGATGCATGGAAGAGAAAAACAATTAGAGATCCATCTTCTAGTAAGCCACCTCTACACACATTTCATTGTGGTTTGGAGCACAAAGGAAGCTTACAGGATTCAGCATCCACTGCAAGCCATTTGCCTTTGAATGCAAATGGTAAGAAAGTGAACGGCAAATCTATTAAGGGTGAAACAGAAAATTCCTCAAAATCGGAGATCAATTCATCAAGGTTTCGTGGTTCAACAGACAGGCCACATTCTGAGCTAAAGGAGATTGACGTTTCTGTGACAGAAGCAGAaagagctgccattgctgctgctgaAGCAGCCCGTGCAGCAGCACTTGCAGCTGCTGAG GCATATGCATCTTCAGAAGCCAAGAGCAGTACACTGCTTCAGCTTCCCAAGATTCCCTCATTTCATAAGTTTGCTCGACGGGAGCAGTACCCTCAAATGGATGAGTATGATTTTAGGAGGAAGTggtctggtggtgttttgggtagACAAGATTGTGTATCAGAAATAGACTCCAGGAACTGCAAAGTTAGGGATTGGTCTGTTGATTTCTCTGCTGCTTGCGTCAATATTGATAGTTCAAGAATGTCAGTCGATAACCTCTCCCAGCGGAGCAATCCAAATGAGACTGCTAGTCAAACGAATTTCAGAGAGCACTCAGGAGAGAGTGCTGCTGTCGACAGCAGTATTTATACAAGAGCATGGGTTGATACAGCTGGTAGTGCCGGGATAAAGGATTATCATGCCATTGAGATGTGGCAATCTCAAGCAGCTGCAGCAGACCCTGATTTTTTCCATTCAGCACCGTATATAAATGACGAGGAAGATTCAAATACGACTTCGAGAAAACACAGCTGGAAGAATGAAGGACCTGTAAATGAGAGCTCTGTTTCCCAAGTTACCATGAACAAGGAGTCATTAAAAAGTCATCATCGAGGAGCAGATAATATCAAGCAGGCTGTTGTCGATTATGTGGCTTCATTGCTTATGCCCCTTTATAAAGCTAAAAAAATAGATAGAGAGGGATACAAGTCAATCATGAAGAAAAGTGCTACCAAG GTCATGGAGCTGGCCACAGACTCAGAAAAAGCCATGGCTGTTTATGAGTTTCTTGATTTCAAGCGCAGGAACAAG ATCCGTGCATTTGTGGATACATTGATTGAGAGGCACATGGCAGCGAAGCCCACAATGAAATCTTGA
- the LOC137717528 gene encoding V-type proton ATPase 16 kDa proteolipid subunit-like yields the protein MSSSTFSGDETAPFFGFLGAAAALVFSCMGAAYGTAKSGVGVASMGVMRPELVMKSIVPVVMAGVLGIYGLIIAVIISTGINPKAKPYYLFDGYAHLSSGLACGLAGLSAGMAIGIVGDAGVRANAQQPKLFVGMILILIFAEALALYGLIVGIILSSRSGQSRAD from the exons ATGTCTTCTTCAACCTTCAGCGGCGATGAAACGGCACCGTTCTTCGGGTTCCTCGGCGCCGCCGCGGCCCTCGTTTTCTCCT GCATGGGAGCTGCGTACGGGACGGCGAAGAGCGGAGTAGGAGTGGCGTCGATGGGTGTGATGAGGCCGGAGCTGGTGATGAAGTCGATCGTGCCGGTGGTTATGGCGGGAGTGTTGGGTATTTACGGACTTATCATCGCCGTCATCATCAGTACCGGTATCAACCCCAAGGCCAAACCCTATTACCTTTTCGATGGCTATGCTCATCTTTCCTCTGGTCTAGCTTGTGGCCTTGCTGGTCTCTCTGCCGGTATGGCTATCGGCATTGTCGGTGATGCCGGTGTTAG AGCCAATGCACAACAGCCAAAGCTTTTCGTTGGGATGATCCTCATTCTCATTTTCGCCGAAGCGCTTGCTCTGTACGGTCTGATTGTTGGTATCATTCTCTCTTCCCGATCGGGGCAGTCAAGAGCTGACTAG
- the LOC137717779 gene encoding 1-acylglycerol-3-phosphate O-acyltransferase-like: MNLRGISSRMADEISRSGDLGTSPATVAAAYESVAVAAAANPKSRSLWPSVLRWIPTSTDKIIAAEKRLLSLVKTPYVQERVNIGSGPPGSKVRWFRSESNEERQINTVTFDSKENSPTIVMIHGYGASQGFFFRNFDALASRFRVIAIDQIGWGGSSRPDFTCKSTEETEAWFIDSFEEWRKAKNLSNFILLGHSFGGYVASKYALKHPEHVKHLILVGSAGFSSETDTSYERLNQFKATWKGAIFNHLWESNFTPQKLVRGLGPLGPNLVRSYTTARFGSYSTGTTLTEEESRLLTDYVYHTLAAKASGELCLKYIFSFGAFARSPLIHSASEWKVPTTFIYGYQDWMNYQGAQEAGKKMKVPCEIIRIPDAGHFVFIDQPDRFHSAVFYACRRFLSPDPAVESFPEGLTPA, translated from the exons ATGAACCTGCGTGGAATTTCGTCGAGAATGGCCGACGAAATCAGCAGGTCCGGCGACCTAGGAACCTCCCCTGCCACCGTTGCTGCGGCCTACGAATCCGTTGCTGTTGCTGCTGCGGCTAATCCCAAATCCAGATCCTTGTGGCCTTCTGTCCTCCGTTGGATCCCCACCTCCACCGATAAGATCATTGCCGCCGAGAAGCGCCTCCTTTCTCTTGTCAA GACTCCTTATGTTCAAGAACGGGTGAATATAGGCTCTGGACCGCCGGGCTCCAAAGTCCGGTGGTTTCGATCCGAAAGCAATGAAGAAAGGCAAATCAACACGGTTACATTTGACAGCAAAGAGAATTCTCCTACGATTGTTATGATTCACGGATACGGTGCTTCTCAAGGTTTCTTCTTTAGAAATTTCGATGCCCTTGCCAGTCGGTTCAGGGTCATTGCCATTGATCAAATAGG TTGGGGCGGATCAAGCAGGCCTGATTTTACATGCAAAAGCACTGAAG AAACTGAGGCATGGTTCATTGATTCCTTTGAGGAATGGCGAAAAGCCAAAAACCTCAGCAACTTTATATTACTTGGGCATTCATTTGGTGGGTATGTTGCATCGAAGTACGCTCTGAAG CATCCAGAGCACGTTAAGCATTTGATTTTAGTGGGATCTGCTGGGTTTTCATCGGAGACGGATACATCATATGAGAGGCTTAACCAATTCAAAGCAACGTGGAAAGGAGCAATTTTTAACCATTTGTGGGAGTCTAATTTTACTCCTCAGAAGTTGGTCAG AGGGCTAGGGCCTTTGGGTCCAAATCTTGTTCGAAGTTACACAACTGCGAGGTTTGGTTCTTATTCAACAGGGACCACACTAACTGAAGAGGAATCCCGACTTCTAACAG ATTATGTGTACCATACTTTAGCAGCCAAAGCTAGCGGGGAGCTGTGCTTAAAGTATATATTTTCTTTCGGTGCGTTTGCTAGGAGTCCCCTTATACACAG TGCATCAGAGTGGAAAGTGCCGACTACTTTTATTTATGGTTATCAAGACTGGATGAACTACCAAGGGGCTCAAGAAGCTGGCAAAAAGATGAAAGTCCCGTGCGAGATCATTAGGATTCCAGAT GCTGGGCACTTTGTATTCATAGACCAACCCGATCGTTTCCATTCAGCTGTTTTTTATGCTTGCCGTAGATTTCTTTCGCCGGACCCTGCCGTTGAATCCTTTCCTGAAGGTTTGACACCTGCCTGA